ATCGGCCAGCTCGAGTTGAAAATTTCAGATACCGAGCGCAAACTGGCAGCTTCCGAAGGTGACCGGGAATCCCTGCTCAAGGAACTCAAGCGGATGCTCGCGGAGAAGTCCGAACTCGAGCGGCAATTTAACAATATGGCGTTGCTCAAGGAGCAGGTGAAGAAACTCAAAGAGGAGCAGGCGGTTGCCCAACGGCTCGATTGGATGCGCAAGGGCATGTACTCGGATAAGCGTGGCGCCGCCGGCCTCCAATGGGGTGTGAAGAAGCCGGAACCCGCCAAGAGCGGCAGTCCCGACCTCAATGTCGAATTTCGCCCGAACGCTCCCGCAAAAGTCGTGCCGCCGAATAATAAATAAGTGCGGGTTGGGGATTAGCGGCGCGCTTGGAGTCGAAGTGTAAACCGGGGGGGGGGAAGCCCTCAGGTCTGTTAGAAGCGGAAAGATGTTAATTTGATCCGCTGCGGTCTGGTTGCGCGAACACGACTGGATCACGCACGGGTCAACCATGAACTCAATATGAAATCATTTTTGACCGCGAGACGACTCAGGTGCGCTGTCGCATTGTTCTGCCTTTGGTCTTGCCTGGCAGGCGCTGCGGATTATCTGGCTTCCGCTAGTGCGGCGGAGGATTTAACTGCGCTCTCGCTTCAGGAACTCATGGCAGTGAAGATCGAGCATGTGTCCACCCCGTCGCGATTCACGCAAAAGGCGAGCGAGGCGCCGTCGTCGGTGTCGGTGATCACGTCGGAGGAGATCAAAATTTACGGTTACCGCACGTTGGCAGATGTGTTGCGTAGCGTGCGCGGGCTGTACGTCAGCTATGATCGGAGTTATTCGTATCTTGGGGTCCGTGGCTTCAGCCGGCCTTCGGATTATAATTCCCGTGTGCTGGTGTTGGTGGACGGGCATCGTCTGAACGACGGGCTCTTTGGTGGCGGGTATATTGGTCACGAGTTCATTCTCGACGTGGACCTCATTGACCGCGTGGAGGTTGTGCGTGGTCCCAGCTCCTCGCTTTACGGCAGCAGCGCGTTCTTCGGCGTGATCAATGTTATCACCAAGCGCGCTGCGGATTTGAAGAATGTGGAGGTGTCCGGGGAGGTTGGCGGCCAGGAGAGTTACAAGGGGCGGTTCAGTTACGCTGGCACGTTTACCAATACGGGTGTGCAGTTTGTACTTTCCGGATCGTACTACGACAGTGCTGGTGACCGTCATCTCTACTTTCAGGAGTTCGATACCCCCGCCAATAACCATGGGATAGCGAATAACCTCGACCATGAACAAGCCTGGAATCTGTTCGGCAGCTTATCTTGGAAGGACCTAACTTTATCTGCCGCCTATGTGGCGCGCCAGAAATACATCCCCACCGCCTCATGGGACACGCTGTTTAATGATCCGCGCTACAACGCCCAGGATGATCGCGGCTACATTGATCTGAAGTGGCAACGCGCACTCAACGAGGACAATGAACTTCTGGCACGTGTCTATTTCGACGACTACCGCTACACGGCGGATTATCCGAATCCCCCCGCGG
The sequence above is a segment of the Verrucomicrobiota bacterium genome. Coding sequences within it:
- a CDS encoding TonB-dependent receptor, which encodes MKSFLTARRLRCAVALFCLWSCLAGAADYLASASAAEDLTALSLQELMAVKIEHVSTPSRFTQKASEAPSSVSVITSEEIKIYGYRTLADVLRSVRGLYVSYDRSYSYLGVRGFSRPSDYNSRVLVLVDGHRLNDGLFGGGYIGHEFILDVDLIDRVEVVRGPSSSLYGSSAFFGVINVITKRAADLKNVEVSGEVGGQESYKGRFSYAGTFTNTGVQFVLSGSYYDSAGDRHLYFQEFDTPANNHGIANNLDHEQAWNLFGSLSWKDLTLSAAYVARQKYIPTASWDTLFNDPRYNAQDDRGYIDLKWQRALNEDNELLARVYFDDYRYTADYPNPPAAPPGAAMSRDDDLAQTVGGEIQWTRHWRQHVFTFGAEMRDHLHQDQSFYDVNPRTVYLDDHRSSLDAAFYAQGDFTVLTNLHLNAGVRYDYFEMFGGNANPRAGLIYNPWQPTTFKLLYGTAFRAPNMFETRYQVLPANVGNPDLSPEKIQTYEAVYEQRLPANLQLTLSGYYYHIDDLMYQVEVAPNSFMFRNTGGANAKGIETELAWLPPCGARARASYALQRAEDATTGAILVNSPQHLAKLNVLAPLWQDKVFTGVEVQYSGRVQTITGSAVDDFCVMNWTLYSQRIIKGVEASASVYNLFDTRYAFPGGPGHIQDRLWQDGRSFRVKLTYRF